In the Streptomyces spororaveus genome, CTCCGTAGGCGCCGGCCCGGGACTCAGCCGAGGGCGCGGTCGAGGTTGAAGGCGGCGCTGATGAGCGAGAGGTGGGTGAACGCCTGCGGGAAGTTGCCTAGTTGTTCGCCGCTCCGGCCGATCTCCTCCGCGTAGAGGCCGAGGTGGTTGCCGTAGGTGAGCATCTTCTCGAAGGCCAGGCGGGCATCCTCCAGGCGTCCGGCACGCGTGAGCGCCTCGACGTACCAGAAGGAGCAGATCGAGAACGTGCCCTCGGCGCCGCGCAGGCCGTCCGGGCTGGCCTCCGGGTCGTAGCGGTAGACCAGCGAGTCGGAGACCAGATCCGTGGTGAGCGCATCCAGGGTCGAGAGCCACTTCGGGTCGGTGGGCGAGATGAACTTGGCCATCGGCATCATCAGCACGGACGCGTCGAGTACGTCGTCCCCCAGCCCTTGGACGAACGCGCCGCGCTTCGCCGACCAGCCGTCGCGCATGATCTGCCGGTAGATCGCGTCCCGGCTCCGCTGCCAGCGCGGAAGATCGGCGGGCAGGCCCCGCCGGTTGGCCATCCGGATGGCCCGTTCGATCGCCACCCAGCACATCAGCCGCGAGTAGACGAAGTTCCGCCGGCCGCCCCGGGTCTCCCAGACGCCCTCGTCGGGCTGGTCCCAGTGGTCGCAGAGCCAGTCCACCACCGCGCCGACCTCGTCCCAGTGATCACTGCTGATGGGCTGCCCCCACTTGTCGTAGAGGTAGACCGAATCGATCAGCGCGCCGTAGATGTCCAACTGGAGCTGCTTGGTGGCGGCGTTCCCGACCCGCACCGGAGCGGATCCCAGGTGCCCTTCGAGGTGGAGCGGCTCGGATTCGGGCAGTTCGGTGCGCCCGTCGATGCCGTACATGATCTGCAGTGGACCGGTGGGGCCGACGCCCCGCATGATGCCCCGGTCGGAGAGGAAGCCCATGAACGCCTCGGCCTCCGTCGTGAAGCCCAGGCGGAGCATGGCGTAGATGGCGAAGGCCGCGTCGCGGACCCACACGTACCGGTAGTCCCAGTTGCGCTCACCGCCGACCCGTTCGGGCAGGCTGGTCGTCGGTGCGGCCACGATCGCACCGGTCGGCACATAGGTGAGCAGCTTGAGCAGCAACGCGGAGCGGTGCACCATCTCCCGCCACCGGCCGCGATAGCGCGAGCGGCCCAGCCAGTGGCGCCAGAACCGGACCGTCGCCTCGAACTGCTCCTCCGCCTCGGCGTGCGGACAGGCCTGCGGGCGGACGTCATCGCTGATCTTGTCGAGGGCGAAGACGACGGACTCGCCTTCGAGGAGCTTGAAGTGCGACCCCACGTCGGTCCCGTCGCTTTCGAGCGGCACGGTGGAGGTCAGCGCCAGTGAGATCGACGGGGCTTCGAAGACGGCTTCGTGGACCTGCGTGCGTACGGTGTGCGCTTCGGCGCCGTAGCCGAAGCGCGGGGCCACCCGTGTCCTGAAGGGGAGGGTTCCCCGCACGCATATCACCCGGCGGATCAGCCGGTGCCGTGACGCCTCGCGCGACTCGTCGACGACCGGCATGAAGTCCTGGATCTCCGCCACCCCGTCGGCCGCGTAGAACCGTGTGATCAGGACGTTGGTGTCGGGGAAGTAGAACTGCCGGGTACGCGCCGGCACCTCGGCGGCCAGCTCCCACGATCCGCCTTTGTCGGCGTCGAGGATGGACGCGAAGACACTCGGTGCGTCGAAGCGCGGGCAGCAGTACCAGTCGATCGTTCCGTCGGTCCCGACGAGCGCGGCGGTGCGGAGATCACCGATCAGGCCGTGCTCGGAAATCGGCAGATAGCGTGCACCGTCCACTCCCCCGGATCCGGTGCCGAACTCCATGCCGGCCTCCCTACCGTCTCGCCGTGAGCAGGTGCGGGAATGAAGAAGACTGTGTGTTTCATGGTAGAACGCCTCGCGGTGCGACACGATGTGGCGCCACGACCACACAAGGTGGTGACGTCCGCCTTCGTCCGGAACGAGGATGGTCCACCGCGACGATCCGATCGAGCAGCGCGGCGACGCCCGCGCCGGGTCCGGCGCTCCGACGGCCGACTGCCCTGTCGAGAGGCTGGTCGTTCGGGTGCCAGTGGGGTCCGGGGCGGGATCGCGGTGTGGGACCGGGTAGGCGTCGAGTATGAACGCACACACCCCCGACGCCTCGGCCGTGACCGGGCGGACCGCAGTACTCGACACCGCCTCGACCCGGTGGCTGACCGCGCTGGACCGGCTCGAACGGACCTCGGTGGCCGATCCGGCGATCAGAGTGCTCCAGCGGGGCATCCGCGCGCTCCCCCTGGGCGGACTGCGTGATCTGCTGCGCGGCAGGCCGCTCGGGCACCCCCTGCATCCCGTACTGGTGCAGGTGCCGATCGGATGCTGGCTCTCGTCCGCCGTGCTGGACGTCGTACCCGGTACGCAGCGGGCGAGCACGACCCTCACCGCCGTCGGACTGGCCGGGATCGCCCCGGCAGCGGTGGCCGGCTGGGTGGACTGGGCGGACCTGCCCCCCGAACAGGCCCGGGTCGGCCTGGCCCACGCGGCCTCGAACGCGGCCGCGGTGGCCTGTTACGCCGTGTCCCTGACGTCGCGGCTGCGCGGCCGCCCGGCGAAGGGCCGGCTCTGGTCCCTCGGCGGGCTGGCCGCCGTCGCCGTCACCGGCGCCCTTGGCGGGCACATGGCCTACCGCCGGGCGGTCGGAGGGTACCCGGCAGCATGAGCGGCACGGGCCGGCTCCCCTCCCCCGGGCTCGGCCTTCGTTTCACGAGCCGGACTGCGTGGCGGCGTGGTCCGGATGGCCGTGAGTGCGGCGGATCGTACCGTCGACCTGTCGATGAGCCGGGTCGGCTCACAGGTCGTCACCCGCGGCATCATCGCCCCGACCATCCGTCTCGGCCGATCGCGCGGGATTCACTGCGCGGAGGATGTCGGGGCGTTCCGGCCGACGGGGCTCGCTTCCGGCAACGGCGGTGTCGGCCGGTTCCGGCGCCGGCGCAGCCAGACGTACAGCAGCAGGCACGGAAGGAGCACCCCGAGGAGGGTGAGGGTGAGGAACGCCGTGAAGCTGCTGATGTGGGTGACCAGCCAGGCGAAGTTCTGCCCGAAGAAGCCGACCACGAAGGACAGCGGGAGGAACACGCTCGCGAGGATCGTGAGCCGTTCCATCGTGGCGCTCTGCCGAAGGTTGATCTTGTTCTGCTCCACGGAGATCACCGCGATGTTCGCTTCCAGGACGGTGGTCAGGAGGTCGCGCTGGGCGGCGACCTCCTCGTTGACGAGCAGCAGGTGATCGTGCACGTCACGCATGTACGGCTGGAGCGCGGGCGGCGTCCTGCCGGGCTGCAGTCTCCTGGTGAGGACGGCGAGCAGCGGGTGTACGGCCCGGTAGAAGTCGGTGGCCTCGCGGCGCAGGGAGTAGATCCGTTCGGTCGGGGCGACGGCCCCGGAGAACACCGTGGCCTCGATCTGCTCGATGTCGCGCTCGAGCTCGCCGACGACCGGCGCGTAGCTGTCGACGACCTGGTCGAGGATCGCCCACAGCGTGGAGGAGCTGCCGGTCTTGAGCAGTTCGGGGCGGCTCTCCAGTCGGCTGCGGGCTTCGTGGAGCTCGCTCGCGATGCCCTGGCGGACGGTGATCACGAAGTGGTCGGCGAGGAAGACGCTGATCTCGCCGGTGTCGATCTCCTCGCGCTCGTCGTCGTAGCGGGCCGTGCGCAGGATGATCAGTTCTGTGCCGTCCTCGTACTGCTCGGCCTTCGGCCGCAGGTGGAAGGCTGCGGCGTCCTCGACGGCGAGCTCGTGCAGTCCGAAGATCTCGCGGACCCGGTCCAGTTCCCCGGGAGACGGTTCGAAGACGCCCAGCCAGACGAATCCGCCTTGCCGGCAGCGCGCGGCCGCCTGCTCCAGAGGCATGGCGCCCTCGTCCTGTCGACGCCCATCGCGGTAATGTGCGCAGTCGACGATCATGGCCTTCCTCCTCGCGGCCGACCGATGTGCGCCGCCTCGTGCCCGCCGGGGCGTGGCGCGCCGTTATGGCCCCA is a window encoding:
- a CDS encoding glycoside hydrolase family 15 protein, coding for MEFGTGSGGVDGARYLPISEHGLIGDLRTAALVGTDGTIDWYCCPRFDAPSVFASILDADKGGSWELAAEVPARTRQFYFPDTNVLITRFYAADGVAEIQDFMPVVDESREASRHRLIRRVICVRGTLPFRTRVAPRFGYGAEAHTVRTQVHEAVFEAPSISLALTSTVPLESDGTDVGSHFKLLEGESVVFALDKISDDVRPQACPHAEAEEQFEATVRFWRHWLGRSRYRGRWREMVHRSALLLKLLTYVPTGAIVAAPTTSLPERVGGERNWDYRYVWVRDAAFAIYAMLRLGFTTEAEAFMGFLSDRGIMRGVGPTGPLQIMYGIDGRTELPESEPLHLEGHLGSAPVRVGNAATKQLQLDIYGALIDSVYLYDKWGQPISSDHWDEVGAVVDWLCDHWDQPDEGVWETRGGRRNFVYSRLMCWVAIERAIRMANRRGLPADLPRWQRSRDAIYRQIMRDGWSAKRGAFVQGLGDDVLDASVLMMPMAKFISPTDPKWLSTLDALTTDLVSDSLVYRYDPEASPDGLRGAEGTFSICSFWYVEALTRAGRLEDARLAFEKMLTYGNHLGLYAEEIGRSGEQLGNFPQAFTHLSLISAAFNLDRALG
- a CDS encoding DUF2231 domain-containing protein, translated to MNAHTPDASAVTGRTAVLDTASTRWLTALDRLERTSVADPAIRVLQRGIRALPLGGLRDLLRGRPLGHPLHPVLVQVPIGCWLSSAVLDVVPGTQRASTTLTAVGLAGIAPAAVAGWVDWADLPPEQARVGLAHAASNAAAVACYAVSLTSRLRGRPAKGRLWSLGGLAAVAVTGALGGHMAYRRAVGGYPAA
- a CDS encoding magnesium and cobalt transport protein CorA, with the translated sequence MPLEQAAARCRQGGFVWLGVFEPSPGELDRVREIFGLHELAVEDAAAFHLRPKAEQYEDGTELIILRTARYDDEREEIDTGEISVFLADHFVITVRQGIASELHEARSRLESRPELLKTGSSSTLWAILDQVVDSYAPVVGELERDIEQIEATVFSGAVAPTERIYSLRREATDFYRAVHPLLAVLTRRLQPGRTPPALQPYMRDVHDHLLLVNEEVAAQRDLLTTVLEANIAVISVEQNKINLRQSATMERLTILASVFLPLSFVVGFFGQNFAWLVTHISSFTAFLTLTLLGVLLPCLLLYVWLRRRRNRPTPPLPEASPVGRNAPTSSAQ